In Akkermansia muciniphila, one DNA window encodes the following:
- a CDS encoding DNA gyrase/topoisomerase IV subunit A, whose product MTQPAHIVPASQSVEGMYADYFLDYASYVILERAVPKINDGFKPVQRRILHAMDRLDDGRYNKVANIVGDTMKFHPHGDRSIADALVGLGQKGLLIDTQGNWGNILTGDPAAASRYIEARFTSFARDVVFSPKVTEWQLSYDGRNKEPVSLPVKFPLLLAQGAEGIAVGLSSKILPHNFNELIEASIAYLRGQPFQLLPDFPTGGVMDATNYRDGERGTGRVRIRARILTESKKLLRITEIPFGVTTEILIDSIVSAAEKGKIKIARIEDNTAQHVDILVHLPAGTDPEQTRKALFAFSACEVSISPNACVIVEEKPRFMCVSDILRYNTDSTKEILRQEQEIRLRELNEAWHQASLEKIFIENRIYLSIEDSETWEDVLGTIDRELQPFASQLRAPITRDDLVRLTEIKIKRISKFDAFKADQHIRQLEEDIEQTQKNLNQLTKFTIRWFEALRKKYGAAYPRKTEISSFGSVNRAQVAVANETLYIDEEGFAGYGVKKGNPVCKCSTLDDVLIIDNAGVLKIVRIQDKFFAGKNPLYISVIKKGDDPVFNLIYRDGKDGPVYAKRFRIGGFTRDKEYPLTRGAKGTRIFHFSVHETEENSSQISVNVYLKAVLKLRNLIRPFHFADLRIKNRGAQGNIITRHPVERVSRIMPPPRSGNEETEGQTTAPSATAERPESPPSTETLHTETAPHLEEPPADPPLEQGSLFDS is encoded by the coding sequence GTGACTCAACCCGCCCACATCGTTCCCGCGAGTCAGTCTGTGGAAGGCATGTATGCCGACTACTTTCTGGATTACGCCTCGTACGTCATTCTGGAACGGGCCGTACCCAAGATTAATGACGGGTTTAAACCTGTGCAGCGCCGTATTCTGCACGCCATGGACCGCCTGGACGACGGGCGTTATAATAAAGTGGCTAACATCGTGGGAGACACGATGAAATTCCACCCGCACGGCGACCGTTCCATTGCAGACGCGCTGGTGGGTCTGGGACAAAAAGGGCTGCTTATCGACACGCAGGGAAACTGGGGCAATATTCTGACAGGCGACCCCGCAGCGGCCTCCCGCTATATTGAAGCCCGCTTCACCTCCTTTGCGCGTGACGTAGTATTCAGCCCCAAAGTCACGGAATGGCAGCTTTCCTACGACGGCAGGAACAAGGAACCGGTCAGCCTCCCCGTCAAATTCCCCCTCCTTCTCGCTCAAGGGGCGGAAGGCATCGCTGTGGGTCTTTCCAGTAAAATTCTCCCCCACAATTTCAATGAACTGATTGAAGCCTCCATCGCCTACCTGCGCGGCCAGCCCTTCCAGCTTCTGCCGGACTTCCCGACCGGAGGCGTGATGGACGCCACCAACTACCGTGACGGGGAACGCGGCACGGGCCGCGTCCGCATCAGGGCGCGCATCCTTACGGAATCGAAAAAACTTCTCCGCATCACGGAAATCCCGTTCGGCGTCACCACGGAAATTTTAATTGATTCCATTGTCTCCGCTGCGGAAAAGGGAAAAATTAAAATCGCCCGCATTGAGGACAATACGGCCCAGCATGTGGACATTCTGGTCCATCTCCCGGCCGGGACGGACCCGGAGCAGACGAGGAAAGCCCTGTTCGCCTTCTCCGCCTGTGAAGTCAGCATCTCCCCGAATGCCTGCGTCATTGTGGAGGAAAAACCCAGGTTCATGTGCGTCAGCGACATCCTGCGCTACAACACGGACTCCACCAAGGAAATCCTGCGCCAGGAGCAGGAAATACGCCTCAGGGAACTGAACGAGGCGTGGCACCAGGCAAGCCTGGAAAAAATATTCATTGAAAACCGCATCTACCTCTCCATTGAAGATTCCGAAACGTGGGAAGACGTGCTCGGCACCATTGACCGGGAATTGCAGCCGTTTGCATCCCAACTGCGCGCCCCCATTACCAGGGATGACCTGGTGAGGCTGACGGAAATTAAAATCAAGCGCATTTCCAAATTTGACGCCTTCAAGGCGGACCAGCACATCCGCCAGCTTGAAGAGGACATCGAACAAACGCAGAAGAACCTCAACCAGCTTACCAAATTCACTATCCGCTGGTTTGAAGCCCTGCGTAAAAAATACGGCGCCGCCTATCCGCGGAAAACGGAAATTTCCTCCTTCGGTTCCGTAAACCGCGCGCAGGTGGCCGTGGCCAATGAAACGTTGTATATTGACGAAGAAGGCTTCGCCGGCTACGGCGTCAAGAAGGGGAATCCCGTCTGCAAATGCTCTACGCTGGATGACGTGTTGATCATCGACAATGCTGGGGTGCTCAAAATCGTGCGGATTCAGGACAAATTTTTCGCCGGTAAAAATCCCCTTTATATTTCCGTCATCAAAAAAGGGGATGACCCCGTGTTCAACCTGATCTACCGGGACGGAAAAGACGGCCCCGTGTACGCCAAGCGCTTCCGCATAGGAGGGTTCACCAGGGACAAGGAATATCCGCTCACCCGGGGCGCGAAGGGAACGCGCATCTTCCATTTCTCCGTGCATGAAACGGAAGAAAACAGTTCCCAGATAAGCGTAAACGTTTACCTGAAAGCCGTTCTGAAACTCCGTAACCTGATCAGGCCCTTCCACTTCGCGGACCTGAGAATCAAGAACCGCGGAGCCCAGGGAAATATCATTACCAGGCATCCTGTGGAACGCGTCTCCCGCATCATGCCTCCGCCCAGATCCGGAAATGAGGAAACGGAGGGACAAACAACCGCTCCTTCCGCAACAGCGGAACGCCCGGAAAGCCCCCCCTCCACGGAAACGCTGCATACGGAAACAGCCCCCCATTTGGAGGAACCGCCAGCCGATCCGCCGCTGGAACAGGGCTCCCTGTTTGACTCCTGA
- a CDS encoding putative peptidoglycan-binding domain-containing protein, whose protein sequence is MNTTERTMAAATLRLEDSRVTGPDSLRVSRLPAADKGGKWEICGICDGIEPSVFNRLKALLDAGRREEAWEGCLQYVLDNTAAVRSWLGSAAYPGVEFILRDHFFNSGSRNTGKILQRALNVHGAGLTVDGIPGKQTRQMLQTVLARTGESAFLSTLYEQRKSFYHSCKQFPVFGTGWLNRSNEAYRFAQSLV, encoded by the coding sequence ATGAACACTACAGAAAGAACCATGGCTGCGGCCACCCTGCGCCTGGAAGACAGCCGCGTCACCGGGCCGGATTCCCTGCGCGTTTCCCGCCTTCCCGCCGCCGACAAGGGCGGCAAGTGGGAGATTTGCGGCATTTGCGACGGTATTGAACCGTCCGTGTTTAACAGATTGAAGGCCCTGCTGGATGCCGGAAGACGTGAAGAGGCCTGGGAAGGTTGTCTCCAGTACGTGCTGGATAATACCGCCGCCGTGCGTTCCTGGCTGGGTTCCGCCGCTTATCCTGGCGTTGAATTCATCCTGCGGGATCATTTTTTCAATTCCGGGAGCAGGAATACCGGGAAGATTTTGCAGCGCGCTCTGAATGTCCACGGAGCCGGTCTCACGGTGGACGGGATTCCGGGAAAACAAACCCGTCAGATGCTGCAAACCGTTCTCGCCCGGACTGGAGAGTCCGCGTTTCTTTCCACTCTCTATGAACAGCGCAAGTCATTTTACCATTCTTGCAAACAGTTTCCCGTGTTCGGCACAGGCTGGCTGAACCGCAGCAATGAGGCGTACCGGTTCGCACAATCCCTGGTTTAG
- a CDS encoding ABC transporter permease: protein MRRRGWNRTEEQGSSLWKDAFLRLSRNRAAMFSLLALALIAAVCFLGPLLPWLPHPNVQDLSRIAESPSWGHWFGTDQLGRDLLARVLYGGRISLLVGVVATGVSLVIGVAYGLVSGYAGGRLDALMMRLVDVLFALPFIVLVIIFSLSVEEPARRLTQWVSGMTGWSVEMVSPMTGLIPLFIAIGALGWLTLARIVRTQTMELKGQEFVEAARSLGIGHMKILFRHIAPNLFGTVIVYTTLAVPGIMLLEAVLSFLGLGVKAPNSSWGTLIKEGADRMEVSPELLLFPALLFSATLLALNFLGDGLRDALDPKSSRD from the coding sequence ATGAGAAGAAGAGGATGGAACAGGACGGAGGAACAGGGTTCCTCCCTGTGGAAGGACGCCTTTTTGCGTCTTTCCCGCAACCGGGCGGCCATGTTTTCCCTGCTGGCGCTGGCGCTGATTGCGGCGGTCTGTTTTCTGGGGCCCCTGCTGCCGTGGCTTCCGCATCCTAATGTGCAGGATTTGTCCCGGATTGCGGAAAGCCCTTCCTGGGGGCATTGGTTCGGCACGGACCAGCTTGGGCGGGATCTGCTGGCGCGCGTGTTGTACGGCGGCCGCATTTCCCTGCTGGTGGGCGTGGTCGCCACGGGCGTTTCCCTGGTGATCGGCGTGGCGTACGGACTGGTTTCCGGTTATGCCGGAGGCAGGCTGGACGCCCTGATGATGCGCCTGGTGGATGTGCTTTTTGCCCTGCCGTTCATTGTGCTGGTGATTATTTTTTCCCTGTCCGTGGAGGAGCCGGCCCGGAGGCTGACGCAGTGGGTTTCCGGCATGACGGGCTGGTCTGTGGAAATGGTGAGCCCCATGACCGGGCTGATTCCCCTGTTCATCGCCATCGGCGCTTTGGGTTGGCTGACGCTGGCGCGCATTGTCCGCACGCAGACGATGGAGCTGAAAGGGCAGGAGTTCGTGGAAGCCGCCCGCTCCCTGGGCATTGGTCACATGAAAATTCTGTTCCGCCATATTGCTCCGAATTTGTTCGGAACCGTCATCGTGTACACGACGCTGGCCGTTCCCGGCATCATGCTGCTGGAAGCCGTTCTGTCCTTTCTGGGGCTGGGCGTGAAGGCTCCCAATTCCTCATGGGGAACGCTGATTAAGGAAGGTGCGGACCGCATGGAGGTTAGTCCGGAATTGCTTCTGTTCCCGGCGCTCCTGTTTTCAGCTACCCTGCTGGCGCTGAATTTCCTGGGGGACGGCTTGCGGGACGCTCTGGATCCCAAGTCCTCCAGGGATTGA
- the tyrS gene encoding tyrosine--tRNA ligase, with amino-acid sequence MTIDEQLDILMGGTAVVISREELKERLKLGRPLRVKLGVDPTAPDIHLGHTVAIEKLRQFQELGHQAVLLIGDFTATIGDPSGRSVTRPPLSREQVLENAKTYTKQAFKILDRDKTEIVYNGDWFRKMTYEEVLRLNSRVTMQQMLAREDFKARVESGREVRLHEMQYPIMQGWDSVEIRADVELGGTDQLFNILVGRDLQKEEGMLPQIAMTMPLLEGLDGVRKMSKSYGNYVGVDEAPEMMFGKMMSASDELMDRYYLVLLGEKRDMGLHPMEAKKLLAWKITARYHDSAVADAARSDWETRFSKRDLAAADLPEVEIASLPAGMNALALVSFLFENVFQVKKSNGVLRKEHFAPGAIQLNDVKMTDPSAVLELAPGSVLRLSKKHAVRFK; translated from the coding sequence ATGACTATAGATGAGCAATTAGACATATTGATGGGCGGTACCGCCGTCGTGATCAGCCGCGAAGAGCTGAAGGAGCGCCTCAAGCTGGGCCGCCCCCTGCGCGTGAAGCTGGGCGTGGACCCTACTGCTCCGGACATCCATTTGGGCCATACCGTGGCTATTGAGAAATTGCGCCAGTTCCAGGAACTTGGCCACCAGGCTGTTTTGCTCATCGGGGATTTCACCGCCACGATCGGCGACCCTTCCGGACGTTCCGTGACCCGCCCCCCCCTTTCCCGTGAACAGGTGCTGGAGAATGCGAAGACATATACCAAGCAGGCGTTCAAGATTCTGGACCGTGACAAAACGGAGATCGTGTACAATGGGGACTGGTTCCGCAAGATGACGTATGAGGAAGTGCTGAGGCTTAATTCCCGCGTGACCATGCAGCAGATGCTGGCCCGGGAGGATTTCAAGGCCCGTGTGGAGAGCGGCAGGGAGGTACGTCTGCATGAGATGCAGTATCCGATTATGCAGGGCTGGGATTCCGTGGAAATCCGCGCGGATGTGGAACTGGGCGGGACGGACCAGCTTTTCAACATTCTGGTGGGCCGCGACCTTCAGAAGGAGGAAGGCATGCTGCCGCAGATCGCCATGACGATGCCTCTTCTGGAAGGTCTGGACGGCGTGCGGAAGATGTCCAAGTCCTACGGGAATTACGTGGGCGTGGATGAGGCGCCGGAGATGATGTTCGGCAAGATGATGAGCGCCAGCGACGAACTGATGGACCGCTATTACCTGGTGCTGCTGGGCGAGAAGCGGGACATGGGATTGCATCCGATGGAAGCCAAAAAGCTCCTGGCTTGGAAAATCACGGCCCGCTATCATGATTCCGCCGTTGCGGATGCCGCGCGTTCTGACTGGGAAACCCGTTTTTCCAAGAGGGACTTGGCCGCCGCGGATTTGCCGGAAGTGGAGATTGCCTCCCTGCCTGCCGGCATGAATGCCCTGGCCCTGGTTTCCTTCCTGTTTGAAAACGTTTTCCAGGTGAAAAAATCCAATGGTGTTCTCCGCAAGGAGCATTTCGCGCCCGGCGCCATCCAGTTGAATGATGTGAAAATGACAGATCCCTCCGCCGTTTTGGAACTGGCTCCGGGCAGCGTCCTGCGCCTGAGCAAGAAGCATGCTGTGCGTTTCAAATAG
- a CDS encoding DMT family protein, whose protein sequence is MMKIALTISMLVVSNVFMTWAWYGHLKKGSGADDKPLLMIILMSWGLAFFEYCFMIPANRLGSAGGLNVAQLKIMQEVITLCVFIPFALFYIGEKWKWDYLWAFLCVLGAVFFVNRERLLG, encoded by the coding sequence ATCATGAAGATTGCGTTAACGATTTCCATGCTGGTGGTCTCCAACGTTTTTATGACGTGGGCGTGGTACGGCCATCTGAAGAAGGGTTCCGGGGCGGATGACAAGCCTCTGCTGATGATTATTTTGATGAGCTGGGGATTGGCGTTCTTTGAATATTGCTTCATGATTCCCGCCAACCGCCTGGGCAGTGCGGGCGGGCTTAACGTGGCCCAGCTCAAGATTATGCAGGAGGTGATTACCCTGTGCGTGTTTATTCCTTTCGCCCTGTTCTACATCGGAGAAAAATGGAAGTGGGATTACCTGTGGGCGTTTTTATGTGTATTGGGGGCCGTTTTCTTCGTTAACAGGGAGCGTTTGCTCGGGTGA
- a CDS encoding M28 family peptidase, whose translation MTPRIGLILFTALLMQCENPVKTPLPGAETIPAQIRQTDCFNGGNALFHAARITEMGNRASGTPGYRRQMDYLKEELAKYGWTCREQAFEKETPQGPVRFVNLRARFGKTPNFLDPVRGLLTCHIDTKQGIDGFTGANDGASGAAAILETARILSGEPARAGNLELVFFDGEESFAEHMDSDDGLYGSRHYASAMQQPLPKWMINLDMVGRQGKKIRIPSMTPQSMYRVYSRAIRDLGYSTEEWGVSGYAILDDHVPFMERGVDTLNLIDDFQDGNWWHTSKDNIGILGEKSFQQTGEMTLHILRQLLPDQPAT comes from the coding sequence ATGACGCCCCGCATCGGACTTATCCTGTTTACGGCCCTGCTGATGCAGTGCGAAAATCCCGTAAAAACGCCCCTGCCCGGCGCGGAAACCATTCCCGCGCAGATCCGGCAGACGGACTGTTTCAATGGAGGAAATGCTCTGTTCCACGCCGCGCGGATAACGGAAATGGGGAACCGCGCTTCAGGCACCCCCGGCTACCGCAGGCAGATGGACTACCTGAAGGAGGAACTGGCCAAATACGGCTGGACCTGCCGGGAACAGGCTTTTGAGAAGGAAACGCCCCAGGGTCCCGTCCGCTTCGTCAACCTGAGGGCCCGTTTTGGCAAGACGCCCAACTTCCTGGATCCGGTGCGGGGTCTGCTGACCTGCCACATTGACACCAAGCAGGGCATTGACGGATTCACCGGAGCCAATGACGGGGCCTCGGGAGCTGCGGCCATTCTGGAAACAGCCCGTATTCTGTCCGGAGAACCCGCACGCGCCGGAAATTTGGAGCTTGTGTTTTTTGACGGGGAAGAAAGTTTTGCGGAACATATGGACAGCGACGACGGGCTGTACGGTTCCAGGCATTACGCCTCCGCCATGCAACAGCCGCTCCCCAAATGGATGATCAATCTGGACATGGTGGGGCGGCAGGGTAAAAAGATACGCATCCCGTCCATGACGCCCCAATCCATGTACCGGGTTTATTCCCGCGCCATCCGTGACCTGGGTTATTCCACGGAGGAATGGGGGGTATCCGGCTATGCCATCCTGGATGACCACGTTCCCTTCATGGAACGCGGCGTGGATACGCTGAACCTGATTGACGACTTCCAGGACGGCAACTGGTGGCACACTTCCAAAGACAACATCGGCATTCTGGGAGAAAAATCCTTCCAGCAAACCGGGGAAATGACCCTTCATATCCTCCGGCAACTGCTGCCTGACCAGCCCGCCACCTGA
- a CDS encoding ParB/RepB/Spo0J family partition protein, translating to MAKPALGKGFDALINQNLSRESLAAPQAGDVVHQLSHAAIIPSSLQPRAIFTPEQLAELVDSIKEHGIIQPLIVRETQSGKYELIAGERRWRASGILGLSTVPAIIREASDKDVLELALIENLQRENLSPLEEAAGYMRLKTEFRMKQGDIAKRVGKSRAAVANSMRLLDLPQPVQDMLGNTFISVGHAKVLLSLKNKDQQIQLGRDIVNKGYTVRQTEKAIQKMLNPPEPAPAKKPSSPQYKKISGILAKQFGTPVNISGQGSRGSIEITFSSKAEFIRILELLGQDEWPDSK from the coding sequence ATGGCAAAACCGGCTCTGGGGAAAGGCTTTGACGCCCTTATCAATCAAAATCTGTCTCGTGAATCCTTGGCGGCTCCCCAGGCGGGAGACGTTGTGCATCAGCTATCCCATGCCGCCATTATTCCCAGCTCCCTGCAGCCGCGCGCCATCTTCACGCCGGAGCAGCTGGCGGAACTTGTAGATTCCATCAAGGAACACGGCATTATCCAGCCTCTGATCGTCCGTGAAACGCAAAGCGGCAAATATGAACTGATTGCCGGAGAAAGGCGCTGGCGCGCCTCCGGCATCCTGGGGCTGTCCACCGTGCCCGCCATCATCCGGGAGGCTTCCGACAAGGACGTGCTGGAACTGGCCCTGATTGAAAACCTCCAGCGGGAAAACCTCAGCCCGCTGGAAGAAGCCGCCGGCTACATGCGCCTGAAAACGGAGTTCCGCATGAAACAGGGAGACATCGCCAAACGCGTAGGCAAATCCCGCGCCGCCGTGGCCAACAGCATGCGGCTGCTCGATTTGCCCCAGCCGGTTCAGGACATGCTGGGCAATACCTTTATCAGCGTAGGGCATGCCAAGGTACTTCTCTCCCTCAAAAACAAGGACCAGCAAATCCAGCTTGGGCGCGACATCGTCAACAAGGGCTACACCGTCCGCCAGACGGAAAAAGCCATTCAGAAGATGCTCAACCCGCCGGAGCCGGCTCCCGCTAAAAAGCCGTCCTCCCCTCAGTACAAAAAAATTTCCGGCATTCTCGCCAAACAATTCGGAACTCCGGTGAACATCTCCGGCCAGGGTAGCCGGGGTTCCATCGAAATCACCTTCTCCAGCAAAGCGGAATTCATCCGCATTCTTGAGCTTCTGGGCCAGGACGAATGGCCTGATTCCAAGTAA
- a CDS encoding vWA domain-containing protein: MSFNSPWLLWALFAASIPIIIHLVNRWRHRSVPWAAMEFLLRAARETRGTKKLLHYLILALRVMAAAALVTAFARPLLGSFFGWGSSGLNEVLLVLDRSASMDARPDKTSSLRDAIPPLVESTFAQLGHCRLSLLDSATGTVTQIPAPEALTDLTVSKTTDGGADIPALLQKAIPYLEESGSGKTEIWIASDMQASSWKPDSPLWPGVRQRLAALPLPPSVRIMALRDRPASNRGIRVRQAQVNNGKLVLDLEVLRQGFNPNQPENVPVQLSVDNSSASSTLQLAGESASIRKEIPLPQGKESGFGFVALPHDDFTRDDISFFTFAPRPLANILIFGPSGEVGKTLSLMSAPPGLTNRKATMPGNTREAQSHLATQSMVVWHGPPPRAEMEKKLQTFIEEGGIVLFLPDDTEHGTRHSFLGVSWGATETAAPEQYYRLETWDRQRGFLRDGSDQTPIPANRLRAVRRKPLLGKYRTLASWDDGSCALAQVRAGTGSALFLGTLPRYSWSNLADGHLLLPLLQRMADRGAERFSTSISLRVNDASLPQSATDTPVRLDNAQGSRPSGSPADTAGVYRLGAQTYAVNRPWTEDMPDQITDEKLRLLLPEASINSMQSAAEAPSLVQEAWKLFLFFSLASLLLEALLCLPGQTSKRPSPTTRP; encoded by the coding sequence ATGTCCTTCAACTCTCCCTGGCTGCTGTGGGCTCTCTTTGCAGCCTCCATTCCCATCATCATCCACCTGGTCAACCGGTGGCGGCATCGTTCCGTCCCCTGGGCGGCCATGGAATTTCTGCTTCGGGCGGCCAGGGAAACACGCGGAACGAAAAAACTGCTGCACTACCTGATTCTGGCGCTGCGCGTGATGGCCGCAGCTGCACTGGTAACGGCTTTTGCGCGGCCCCTGCTTGGAAGCTTCTTCGGCTGGGGAAGCTCCGGCTTGAACGAAGTCCTGCTGGTTCTGGATCGTTCCGCCTCCATGGATGCCCGTCCGGACAAAACCAGCTCCCTGCGGGATGCCATCCCCCCTCTGGTGGAATCCACTTTCGCGCAGCTCGGCCACTGCCGCCTTTCCCTGCTTGATTCCGCCACCGGAACCGTTACCCAGATTCCCGCTCCGGAAGCCCTGACGGACCTGACTGTAAGCAAGACGACGGATGGCGGCGCAGATATTCCGGCACTTCTGCAAAAAGCCATCCCGTACCTGGAAGAATCAGGCTCCGGAAAGACGGAAATCTGGATTGCCTCGGACATGCAGGCCTCTTCCTGGAAGCCGGACTCCCCACTCTGGCCCGGTGTGCGCCAGAGGCTGGCCGCTCTGCCTCTGCCCCCCTCCGTCCGCATCATGGCCCTCCGCGACAGGCCGGCAAGCAACCGCGGCATCAGAGTCCGTCAGGCTCAGGTGAACAACGGAAAACTGGTGCTGGACCTGGAAGTGCTGCGCCAGGGGTTCAACCCCAACCAGCCGGAGAATGTGCCGGTGCAACTCTCCGTGGACAACTCATCCGCCTCCTCCACGCTGCAACTGGCAGGGGAAAGCGCCTCCATCCGGAAAGAGATCCCCCTGCCGCAGGGCAAGGAATCCGGCTTCGGCTTCGTTGCGCTGCCTCATGACGACTTCACCAGGGATGACATTTCCTTCTTCACCTTCGCCCCCAGGCCTCTCGCCAACATCCTGATTTTCGGCCCTTCGGGAGAAGTGGGGAAAACCCTTTCCCTGATGTCCGCCCCTCCCGGCCTTACCAACAGGAAAGCCACGATGCCCGGCAATACGCGGGAGGCTCAGTCTCATCTGGCCACCCAGTCCATGGTCGTCTGGCATGGGCCGCCGCCGCGCGCGGAAATGGAGAAAAAACTCCAGACCTTCATTGAAGAAGGAGGAATAGTCCTCTTCCTGCCTGACGATACGGAACACGGAACACGGCATTCCTTCCTGGGCGTTTCCTGGGGCGCCACGGAGACGGCTGCGCCCGAACAATACTACCGTCTGGAAACGTGGGACCGGCAAAGGGGATTCCTCCGCGACGGTTCCGATCAAACGCCCATCCCCGCCAACCGTCTCCGCGCCGTGCGCAGGAAGCCCCTGCTGGGCAAATACCGTACCCTGGCCTCCTGGGATGACGGCTCCTGCGCCCTGGCCCAGGTCAGGGCCGGGACAGGTTCCGCCCTGTTCCTGGGGACGCTGCCCAGATATTCCTGGTCCAACCTAGCGGACGGCCACCTGCTGCTCCCCCTGCTCCAGCGTATGGCGGACCGGGGGGCGGAACGCTTTTCCACCTCCATTTCCCTCCGGGTGAATGACGCCTCCCTGCCGCAATCCGCCACAGACACCCCCGTGCGCCTGGATAATGCCCAGGGGAGCCGTCCCTCCGGCTCTCCGGCCGATACGGCGGGCGTGTACCGCCTGGGAGCGCAGACCTACGCCGTGAACCGCCCCTGGACGGAAGACATGCCTGACCAGATTACGGATGAAAAACTCCGCCTCCTTCTGCCGGAAGCTTCCATCAATTCCATGCAGAGTGCGGCGGAAGCCCCCTCCCTGGTGCAGGAAGCATGGAAGCTCTTCCTGTTCTTCTCCCTCGCCAGCCTGCTGCTGGAAGCCCTCCTGTGCCTGCCCGGGCAGACGTCCAAACGCCCCTCCCCCACCACCCGCCCATGA
- a CDS encoding bile acid:sodium symporter family protein: MPGFLAKLDRFTIGLIVSVGAGILVPCSGVWDTVFSRLSDAAIILLFFLYGAKLSRRSVWEGLMHWRLQGLVAASTFVIFPLLGMVSMPLWSRVLGPDLCMGMLYVCMLPSTVQSSIAFTSMAGGNVAAAICSASVSSLLGVFLTPLLVGLVWSRGGEGGVDFSTFLNICYIILVPFVAGQFAQRWIGKWVVAHRNLTSWTDHSTIWLVIYTAFSHAMINGVWKNLPWLSLVEVLAFCGLLLAAALWLTAFLSRRLHFSREDRIAIIFCGSKKSLATGIPMMNVIFAGAPIGLLVIPIMVFHQLQLMVCSFLARKWAKDVGKGEQL, from the coding sequence ATGCCGGGATTCCTTGCCAAATTGGATCGCTTCACTATCGGCCTCATCGTCAGTGTGGGCGCGGGGATTCTGGTTCCCTGTTCCGGAGTATGGGATACAGTGTTCAGCCGCCTGAGCGATGCAGCCATCATTCTGCTTTTTTTCCTGTACGGGGCCAAGCTTTCCCGCCGTTCCGTATGGGAAGGGTTGATGCACTGGCGCCTTCAGGGGCTGGTGGCTGCGAGCACCTTTGTCATTTTCCCCCTGCTGGGCATGGTCAGCATGCCCTTGTGGAGTCGTGTGCTGGGGCCGGATTTGTGCATGGGCATGCTGTACGTGTGCATGCTGCCTTCCACCGTGCAGTCCAGCATAGCGTTCACTTCCATGGCGGGCGGCAATGTGGCCGCGGCCATTTGCTCCGCCTCCGTTTCCAGCCTGCTGGGGGTGTTCCTCACCCCCTTGCTGGTGGGGCTGGTGTGGTCTCGCGGAGGGGAAGGAGGCGTGGATTTTTCCACTTTTCTGAACATCTGCTATATTATTCTGGTGCCTTTTGTGGCCGGCCAGTTCGCCCAGCGTTGGATCGGCAAATGGGTGGTCGCGCACCGGAACCTTACTTCCTGGACAGACCACAGCACCATCTGGCTGGTTATTTACACGGCGTTCAGCCATGCGATGATTAACGGCGTATGGAAAAATCTGCCTTGGCTTTCCCTGGTGGAGGTCCTGGCTTTTTGCGGCCTCCTTCTGGCCGCGGCCCTGTGGCTGACGGCTTTCCTTTCCCGCAGGCTTCATTTTTCCCGCGAGGACCGCATTGCGATTATTTTCTGCGGCTCCAAAAAGAGCCTGGCTACCGGCATTCCGATGATGAACGTGATTTTTGCCGGAGCCCCCATCGGACTGCTGGTGATTCCCATCATGGTGTTCCACCAGCTCCAGTTAATGGTCTGCTCCTTCCTGGCCCGGAAGTGGGCGAAGGATGTGGGAAAAGGGGAGCAACTTTAA